The proteins below are encoded in one region of Fibrella aestuarina BUZ 2:
- a CDS encoding S41 family peptidase — protein sequence MKVTLPLLILLASPLIGWTQSANRKSPERNFEAFWGLFNQHYAHFETRGVDWHQQYQRYRPQVDARTDDSTLLDIMKQVVAPLRDGHVVISPTGDLPASAKYSRFLKEYPTKEQQRQFQQVTLAYLQKQGFGAFTRFRSEPYQLGGYCRSDRYGYLQVNGFGGMPLNEFARQLDEMVVAFADVEGVLLDIRVNGGGAPAYLDALTSRLTQVRRLVGYGRTRWHKPHAEYSPWSAYYLHPAPGPKLIKPTLLLTSGATISAGDHCALYLKQLPYVRLVGENTNGIFSPMWGATLPNGWELALSNGQSVDPRRVSYEGRGVPVDLPVEHRREDTERSLDIGIQKALSYLDEQATELKTETICYEQLALDFYADSLLTKQTYGRVTPYSTGLVEEDATLLAPFADKCASLQAVYGAVPRLQARIEAEQGADARFYRQNLQHRLYVQVRRPLRTSMQWPFVKRNARRLTLSYHLTIGDKQYVRIHLIQGAGKGQSILVVLNEAGQVVEHCFLTYDYLNGQG from the coding sequence ATGAAAGTAACCTTACCTCTTCTTATACTACTTGCCAGTCCGCTCATAGGATGGACCCAGTCTGCCAACCGCAAGAGCCCGGAGCGCAACTTTGAAGCGTTCTGGGGGCTGTTCAATCAGCACTATGCTCATTTCGAAACCAGAGGCGTAGACTGGCACCAACAATACCAACGCTACCGCCCCCAGGTCGATGCGCGCACCGACGACTCCACCTTGCTCGACATTATGAAGCAGGTGGTGGCTCCCCTCCGGGATGGTCACGTTGTAATCTCGCCAACGGGCGATTTGCCCGCCAGTGCCAAATATTCTCGTTTTCTGAAGGAATACCCTACCAAAGAGCAGCAACGGCAGTTTCAGCAAGTCACGCTGGCTTACCTGCAAAAGCAGGGCTTTGGTGCCTTCACCAGGTTCCGTAGCGAGCCCTATCAACTGGGCGGGTACTGTCGATCTGATCGCTATGGCTATCTACAGGTTAACGGCTTTGGGGGTATGCCGCTGAACGAGTTTGCTCGTCAACTAGACGAAATGGTCGTGGCCTTTGCCGACGTGGAGGGCGTACTGCTGGACATCCGCGTTAACGGTGGCGGCGCTCCCGCTTACCTGGATGCCCTGACAAGCCGCCTGACCCAAGTCCGGCGGCTCGTGGGTTATGGACGTACCCGCTGGCACAAGCCCCATGCCGAGTATTCGCCCTGGAGTGCGTATTACCTGCATCCTGCACCAGGGCCGAAGCTGATCAAGCCGACGCTGCTGCTGACCAGCGGGGCAACCATCAGCGCGGGAGATCACTGCGCACTCTATTTAAAGCAACTGCCTTATGTTCGGTTAGTTGGTGAGAACACCAACGGTATTTTCTCGCCTATGTGGGGGGCTACATTGCCAAACGGCTGGGAACTAGCGCTGTCCAATGGGCAGAGCGTTGACCCCCGGCGCGTCAGCTACGAAGGCCGCGGCGTTCCGGTGGATTTGCCAGTGGAGCACCGTCGGGAAGACACCGAGCGGAGTTTGGACATAGGCATCCAAAAAGCGCTGAGCTATCTCGATGAGCAGGCAACGGAGTTGAAAACGGAGACGATCTGTTACGAGCAGCTAGCCCTCGACTTTTACGCGGATAGTTTACTGACGAAGCAGACTTACGGCCGAGTGACACCCTACTCGACGGGTCTGGTCGAGGAAGATGCTACCCTGCTGGCTCCTTTTGCTGACAAGTGCGCGTCGCTACAGGCTGTCTACGGTGCCGTACCCAGGTTGCAGGCGCGCATTGAAGCAGAGCAGGGTGCAGATGCCCGATTCTACCGCCAGAACCTGCAACATCGCTTGTACGTGCAGGTACGTCGGCCGCTTCGAACGAGTATGCAATGGCCTTTTGTCAAACGGAACGCGCGTCGGTTGACGCTATCTTACCATCTCACGATTGGCGATAAACAGTACGTACGCATTCACCTGATACAAGGAGCGGGCAAAGGACAGAGCATACTGGTTGTGCTGAATGAAGCTGGTCAGGTTGTTGAGCACTGTTTCCTGACGTACGATTACCTGAATGGACAAGGCTGA
- a CDS encoding YitT family protein has product MISQPTTVPAASQTHLLRRLKDGIFLLTGVLCAGMGLKGFLLPNNFIDGGAMGISLLLEITTGLELALLIILVNLPFIWLGYRQISTGFAIRTTLAISLLAVCLVVVPYPVVTTDKLLISVFGGFFLGAGIGLAIRGGGVLDGTEVLAVWVSRRSALTVGDVIMVINILVFGAAAILLNVETALYAMLTYLAASKTVDFLIHGIEEYTAVIIVSDRHEALRTMITEELGRGVTVFKGEKGYGKRGYQQHDINILYTVVTRLELTRLKDNITRIDEQAFVINHGIDDAKGGMVKGRPLH; this is encoded by the coding sequence ATGATTTCGCAACCAACGACGGTGCCTGCTGCTTCCCAGACACACCTGCTTCGTCGTCTGAAAGACGGCATCTTTCTCTTGACTGGCGTACTCTGCGCCGGCATGGGCCTGAAGGGCTTCCTGCTACCAAATAACTTTATCGACGGAGGCGCCATGGGCATCTCCTTACTACTGGAAATCACGACTGGCCTCGAACTGGCCCTGCTGATTATTTTGGTTAACCTGCCGTTTATCTGGCTGGGTTATCGCCAGATATCAACGGGTTTCGCTATCCGTACCACACTGGCCATTAGCTTGCTGGCGGTTTGTCTGGTCGTTGTACCATACCCGGTCGTAACAACCGACAAACTGTTAATTTCTGTCTTTGGCGGTTTCTTCCTAGGGGCCGGTATCGGGCTGGCGATCCGGGGTGGCGGCGTATTGGATGGTACCGAGGTGCTGGCCGTTTGGGTCAGCCGCCGGTCGGCGCTGACGGTCGGCGACGTGATTATGGTCATCAACATCTTGGTATTCGGTGCCGCGGCCATTCTGCTGAACGTCGAAACAGCCTTATACGCGATGCTCACCTACCTGGCCGCCTCTAAAACTGTCGACTTCCTCATCCACGGTATCGAAGAATATACGGCGGTCATCATCGTGTCTGACCGCCATGAAGCGTTGCGTACGATGATTACCGAAGAGCTTGGCCGCGGGGTTACCGTCTTCAAAGGTGAAAAGGGCTATGGCAAGCGGGGCTATCAGCAACACGACATCAACATCCTGTATACCGTCGTTACCCGTTTGGAGCTCACCCGCCTGAAAGACAACATCACCCGAATTGATGAACAAGCCTTTGTGATCAACCACGGTATCGATGATGCCAAGGGCGGGATGGTCAAAGGGCGGCCCCTACATTAA
- a CDS encoding NHL repeat containing protein: MTHQLHFDLSHVDTSGGTALHLLIRGEKYPLSLHTEATLQQAAATNRAAAVLLAQRPAALSHYVEAPHLHFIKNRLTRIQVVGDCEPSAPAYHLPPLYHVAYMPHQEDYETYFARLKRKTGLVKPALFQSFGLAETDDDPWQILMQEYHLQGPVDVAKFLAGQHPLLASSQPQTHLALQNEHIYPTTKTDPDSIQQLNNIQFLAQSIKSQGQPGPNSGFAIVKQSVDGNGNPLTYQFPIGDPSNPTIPAGTPVMIYSLTDTTNGAMAPAIGLPLQTSRNDSQFKNQTWGVNQGTASYDVANQTTTAQSRRLIANAAPAASAPGQWSVSPNTSSHGITVDQNSIQFTGSNFSVDAYNNFLRIVGAYVEFFADSDMTQAINNPMSPHMLQAFQTDTKTYLDMISSVNTILGIPFPTDPTQLQMAWPDQAQAAKLMFGGVGTWNYDAHVVWPGFIETGIFCFGIPIFMMAAQAAVTDTQWYKEFVKDTDNIMAAVGVGFSVGGAAFGVDAGFIQGLKSSLYTFGDIIVGILAAQGMEKLSAYLLAKIAASEFAEAAPFVGWALRAVSVAIDVAELAVSFGEVMSSPAVIEIDVKRQMAFTFTLHPDPAHGEAGNPKTAIWPAVADHYRILVNYKTGSGFESKGQVPLTPSGGSSNQPIQTNFTVPWGGQMQVIAAVYSANGWLCGKYQSDWLPAIPDSGTPGAKAVDGNITEILVPLTQDTQYTFKQKLSYNSTTGHTWQGVSGGATVPTDTVSSLNSDNTGNNIGQLAGITINETASVIGYTWQASGENIPLENGTQPDSGQMFVFQNVSVLSDAESRLKFPAFGFKTKPGLAYDVYGGSPTQVGPLNFVIDTRNASTGYLRLVDLMDGNPQFDLNSGMSYGTFSLGDIDALAVHPNGYVVAVNWASHKMQLLKLADQAVPDANAPLATVVSGKGILQGLMQGPIALAISPDGKIYVLESLNNRVQAFDINGNPAPSFTGQSLFSLPNAGAIAQQLDQRTASSDLVTAFLANGASDLFSIDASLAPTLDSGTMTMDVISAFAANMVYLAYVTDDKGNIQPDPTQTSFITVIKAGQSWTITDPSRNYVYTLTATSGAILVQDQFSELEVIILQQGVSWQLKDLAGGDSFLLTLSGTTLNVAQYLSYFSVNPKNESLTYCDLAIESKGYVYVLAYETNVPGTAVLNTAYVLDVYTPQGEHLFRTPDSSLTPAAQMQYVAAGKMAIDLWRDVFTLNYEKMAGPQGRTEPTISQWIPTPPLFNIDLTDANVAMFDQAQMANITAAFATAGITLSSAATCTVVQAGQQWKVDDAAQKFNVVTTIGQIDVYQAFV, from the coding sequence ATGACTCACCAACTTCATTTCGACCTCAGTCACGTCGATACATCGGGCGGTACCGCCCTGCATCTCCTCATCCGGGGTGAAAAGTACCCGCTTTCACTACATACAGAAGCGACGCTTCAGCAAGCCGCCGCGACCAACCGGGCCGCCGCTGTACTGCTGGCACAACGCCCCGCCGCGCTCAGCCATTACGTGGAGGCGCCCCACCTCCATTTTATTAAAAACCGGCTGACGCGCATCCAGGTGGTGGGCGACTGCGAACCCTCGGCCCCGGCCTACCACCTCCCGCCCCTCTACCATGTGGCCTACATGCCGCATCAGGAGGATTACGAGACGTATTTCGCCAGACTAAAACGCAAAACCGGGCTAGTGAAACCGGCTTTGTTTCAGTCGTTTGGCCTGGCAGAAACAGACGACGATCCGTGGCAGATTCTGATGCAGGAGTACCACCTGCAGGGGCCGGTCGACGTAGCGAAGTTTCTGGCGGGGCAGCACCCGCTGCTGGCCAGTAGCCAGCCGCAAACGCACCTCGCGCTTCAGAACGAGCACATTTACCCGACGACAAAAACCGACCCGGACAGCATACAGCAACTGAACAACATCCAGTTTCTGGCGCAGTCGATCAAGAGCCAGGGGCAACCTGGTCCCAACAGTGGCTTTGCCATTGTAAAGCAGTCGGTGGATGGTAATGGCAATCCGCTGACCTACCAGTTCCCCATCGGCGACCCAAGCAATCCGACGATCCCGGCCGGTACGCCGGTCATGATTTATTCGCTGACCGATACCACCAACGGCGCCATGGCCCCCGCCATTGGGTTGCCGCTGCAAACGTCGCGCAATGACTCGCAATTCAAGAATCAGACGTGGGGCGTCAACCAGGGAACGGCATCGTATGACGTTGCCAACCAGACCACAACGGCTCAAAGCCGCCGCCTGATCGCCAACGCCGCACCCGCCGCCAGCGCACCGGGGCAGTGGTCGGTGTCGCCCAATACGTCGTCGCACGGGATTACCGTCGATCAGAACTCGATCCAGTTTACCGGCTCCAACTTTTCCGTCGACGCCTACAACAATTTCCTGCGGATCGTGGGGGCTTACGTCGAGTTTTTTGCCGATTCGGACATGACTCAGGCGATCAACAACCCGATGAGTCCGCACATGCTTCAGGCGTTCCAGACGGATACCAAAACGTACCTGGACATGATCAGCAGCGTGAATACCATTCTGGGTATTCCGTTCCCGACCGACCCCACGCAGCTTCAGATGGCCTGGCCCGATCAGGCGCAGGCCGCCAAGCTCATGTTTGGCGGGGTGGGAACGTGGAACTACGACGCGCACGTGGTGTGGCCGGGCTTCATCGAAACGGGTATCTTCTGTTTCGGTATTCCGATCTTCATGATGGCTGCCCAGGCGGCGGTTACCGATACGCAGTGGTACAAGGAGTTTGTTAAAGACACCGACAACATCATGGCGGCGGTTGGTGTGGGCTTCTCGGTGGGTGGCGCCGCCTTCGGGGTCGACGCCGGGTTCATTCAGGGGTTAAAAAGCTCCCTCTACACCTTCGGGGATATCATCGTTGGGATACTGGCGGCGCAAGGCATGGAGAAGCTGTCGGCCTACCTGCTCGCCAAGATTGCCGCCTCTGAATTTGCCGAAGCGGCGCCGTTTGTGGGCTGGGCCCTGCGCGCCGTAAGCGTAGCCATCGACGTAGCCGAGCTGGCCGTGTCGTTTGGGGAAGTAATGTCATCACCCGCGGTGATCGAAATCGACGTGAAACGGCAGATGGCCTTCACGTTCACCCTGCACCCCGACCCCGCCCATGGTGAAGCCGGAAACCCCAAAACGGCCATCTGGCCCGCCGTTGCCGACCACTACCGCATTCTGGTCAACTACAAAACCGGGAGCGGATTTGAAAGCAAAGGGCAGGTGCCATTAACACCTTCGGGAGGCTCTTCTAACCAGCCAATTCAGACCAATTTTACGGTACCCTGGGGCGGGCAGATGCAGGTCATCGCCGCCGTGTACTCGGCCAACGGCTGGCTGTGTGGCAAATACCAGAGCGACTGGCTACCGGCCATTCCCGATTCCGGTACGCCGGGTGCGAAAGCCGTGGATGGTAATATCACCGAGATCCTGGTGCCCCTTACGCAGGATACGCAATACACGTTCAAGCAGAAACTGTCTTACAACAGCACCACAGGGCACACGTGGCAGGGCGTTTCGGGAGGCGCTACCGTACCGACCGACACCGTGAGCAGCCTCAACAGCGACAATACCGGCAACAACATCGGGCAGCTGGCGGGCATCACTATCAATGAAACGGCCTCGGTAATTGGCTACACCTGGCAGGCTTCGGGCGAGAACATTCCGCTCGAAAACGGCACGCAGCCCGATTCGGGACAGATGTTTGTGTTCCAGAACGTATCGGTCCTGAGCGATGCCGAAAGCCGACTGAAATTCCCGGCGTTTGGCTTCAAAACCAAGCCCGGTCTGGCCTACGACGTGTATGGTGGTAGCCCAACCCAGGTGGGGCCGCTCAATTTCGTGATCGACACCCGCAACGCCTCGACCGGCTACCTGCGCCTTGTCGACCTGATGGACGGTAACCCGCAGTTTGACCTCAACAGCGGCATGAGCTACGGCACGTTCTCGCTGGGCGACATCGACGCGCTAGCCGTGCACCCCAACGGGTACGTGGTAGCCGTAAACTGGGCGAGCCATAAGATGCAACTGCTGAAACTGGCCGATCAGGCCGTGCCTGATGCCAACGCGCCGCTGGCAACGGTAGTGTCGGGCAAGGGTATTTTGCAGGGACTCATGCAGGGGCCGATTGCTCTCGCCATTTCACCCGACGGCAAAATCTACGTGCTGGAGTCGCTCAATAACCGGGTGCAGGCGTTCGACATCAACGGCAATCCGGCCCCAAGTTTCACGGGGCAGTCGTTGTTCAGCCTCCCGAACGCGGGGGCGATCGCCCAGCAGCTCGACCAACGCACGGCGAGCAGCGACCTTGTGACGGCCTTTCTGGCCAATGGGGCCTCTGACCTGTTCAGCATCGACGCGTCGCTCGCCCCAACCCTCGACAGCGGCACCATGACGATGGACGTGATCAGTGCCTTCGCCGCTAATATGGTGTACCTGGCTTACGTGACCGACGACAAGGGGAACATTCAGCCCGACCCGACGCAAACGTCCTTTATCACGGTTATCAAGGCCGGGCAGTCGTGGACGATTACCGACCCCAGCCGAAACTATGTCTATACGCTGACGGCCACCAGCGGCGCCATTCTGGTTCAGGACCAATTCAGTGAACTCGAAGTCATCATCCTGCAACAGGGCGTGAGCTGGCAGCTGAAGGACCTGGCCGGGGGCGACTCATTCCTGCTGACACTAAGCGGCACGACGCTCAATGTAGCCCAGTACCTGTCGTACTTCTCGGTCAACCCGAAAAACGAGTCGCTGACCTACTGCGACCTCGCTATCGAAAGCAAGGGGTACGTGTATGTGCTTGCCTACGAGACCAACGTACCTGGCACGGCGGTGCTAAACACGGCTTACGTACTCGATGTGTATACGCCGCAGGGCGAACACCTCTTCCGCACACCCGACTCCAGCCTGACTCCAGCCGCCCAGATGCAGTACGTCGCTGCCGGGAAGATGGCCATTGACCTGTGGCGCGACGTGTTTACGCTCAACTACGAAAAGATGGCCGGGCCGCAGGGCCGCACCGAACCGACGATAAGTCAGTGGATACCCACGCCGCCGCTGTTTAACATCGACCTGACAGACGCCAACGTCGCCATGTTCGATCAGGCGCAGATGGCCAACATCACAGCTGCGTTTGCCACGGCCGGCATCACCCTGTCGTCAGCAGCAACCTGCACGGTCGTACAGGCGGGTCAGCAATGGAAAGTCGACGACGCGGCTCAGAAGTTCAACGTCGTGACAACCATTGGTCAGATCGACGTATACCAAGCATTTGTATAA